One window of Triticum dicoccoides isolate Atlit2015 ecotype Zavitan chromosome 5A, WEW_v2.0, whole genome shotgun sequence genomic DNA carries:
- the LOC119297701 gene encoding protein starmaker-like, which produces MKIKKLMLRDAESRRSSACKMIRTLVSLVRTLDQMPKERTILMKLLYYDDATPEDYEPPFFKGCVENEAVNIWNKNPLKMEVGNVNSKHLVLALKVKSVLDPCDANSDDDKMSMGHVSDQEDFTDTETTNLLRIAIYNISYIRGLFPEKYFNDKSVPALEMKIKKLMPMDAESRRLIDWMEKGVYDALQKKYLNTLLFCICEKEEGPMIEEYAFSFSYPNTNGEEVAMNMSHTGSKKNTATFKSNAAEVTPDQMRSSACKMTRTLASVMRALDQLPEEALCFINEVGMGKPTNALPVDNSACITFSLPLKQKAGASDSAPSKPLSEARKGKESSNIGSATDVSLRKAAANSSAGDGDDPNKGNTPDISNNDAVPFRTRVIVRTIADLAGLDPAQVILILADAGSMEEMIQLSTVANERGFIFERTESLQHVSLRVSMDRYVQAQAGLQDAVENLDPDHNQLDEEEEQDDDEEEAAPAQQVNDDEEADDDDDDDDDDDDDDDDEINSQVADPDYIPEESQGEDDDDWYLVDLEEEEAAPAQHEEQTHEAAAHQANEDEAQDNEEAEEDDDDDDEPDSQLADPDYMPEEEEEEEEEQEQDDDEEEAAPAQQVNEDEVQDDEEAEEDDDDDDDEEAAPAQQVNEDEVQDDEEAQEDDDDDDEEAAPAQQVNEEAAPAQQVNEDEVQDDEEADDDDDDDDDEINSQVADPDYIPEESHGEDDDDWYLVDLEEEEAAPAQHGEQAHEAAAHQANEDEA; this is translated from the exons ATGAAGATTAAGAAGCTGATGCTCAGGGATGCTGAATCCAGGAG GAGCTCTGCTTGTAAGATGATCAGAACGCTGGTTTCACTTGTGAGGACTTTGGACCAAATGCCAAAGGAG CGAACCATTCTAATGAAGCTTCTATACTATGATGATGCCACA CCCGAGGATTACGAGCCTCCCTTCTTTAAGGGTTGTGTTGAGAATGAGGCCGTAAATATATGGAACAAGAACCCCTTGAAGATGGAAGTGGGGAATGTCAATAGCAAGCATCTTGTGCTAGCTTTGAAG GTTAAGAGTGTCCTTGATCCATGTGATGCTAACAGTGATGATGACAAGATGAGCATGGGTCATGTGTCGGACCAAGAAGACTTTACGGACACCGAG ACAACGAATTTGCTCCGGATTGCTATATACAACATCAGCTACATCAGAGGCCTATTCCCTGAGAAGTACTTCAATGATAAGTCTGTTCCGGCACTAG AGATGAAGATTAAGAAGCTGATGCCCATGGATGCTGAATCCAGGAGGTTGATTGATTGGATGGAGAAAG GTGTCTATGATGCCTTACAAAAGAAATATCTCAATACCCTTCTCTTCTGTATATGTGAGAAGGAGGAAGGCCCAATGATTGAAGAGTATGCCT TCTCATTTAGCTACCCCAACACAAACGGGGAGGAAGTTGCAATGAACATGAGTCACACAGGGAGCAAAAAGAATACTGCCACATTCAAGTCAAATGCAGCAGAAGTCACTCCTGATCAGATGAG GAGCTCTGCTTGTAAGATGACCAGAACGCTGGCTTCAGTTATGAGGGCCTTGGACCAATTGCCCGAGGAG GCACTATGCTTTATTAATGAAGTTGGCATGGGGAAGCCAACCAATGCACTCCCAGTGGATAATAGTGCCTGCATTACATTCTCCTTACCACTGAAACAAAAAGCA GGGGCATCAGATTCCGCGCCTTCTAAGCCACTAAGCGAAGCAAGAAAAGGGAAAGAATCTTCTAACATTGGCTCTGCAACAGATGTTTCGCTAAGAAAGGCTGCTGCAAATAGCTCCGCTGGAGATGGAGATGATCCTAacaaaggaaacacacctgatattTCCAATAACGATGCTGTTCCATTCCGCACGCGGGTCATTGTAAGGACCATTGCTGACTTGGCCGGGTTAGATCCTGCTCAAGTAATACTTATCCTAGCTGACGCCGGTTCAATGGAAGAAATGATACAGTTATCAACAGTGGCAAATGAAAGAGGATTTATATTTGAAAGAACAGAGTCCTTGCAGCATGTGTCCTTGAGAGTATCAATGGATAGGTATGTACAGGCGCAAGCTGGTTTACAAGATGCAGTTGAGAACTTGGATCCAGATCATAACCAACTTGatgaagaggaagaacaagatgatgatgaagaagaagctgctcctGCTCAGCAAGTAAATGATGATGAAGAagcagatgatgatgatgatgatgatgatgatgatgatgatgatgatgatgatgaaataaACTCCCAGGTTGCCGATCCAGATTACATACCCGAAGAGTCACagggtgaagatgatgatgattggTATCTTGTGGATCTTGAGGAAGAAGAAGCTGCTCCTGCTCAGCACGAAGAACAAACACATGAAGCAGCAGCTCATCAAGCAAATGAAGATGAAGCACAAGATaatgaagaagcagaggaagatgatgatgatgatgatgaaccagATTCACAGCTTGCAGATCCAGATTAtatgcctgaagaagaagaagaagaagaagaagaacaagaacaagatgatgatgaagaagaagctgctcctGCTCAGCAAGTAAATGAAGATGAAGTGCAAGATgatgaagaagcagaggaagatgatgatgatgatgatgacgaagaagcTGCTCCTGCTCAGCAAGTAAATGAAGATGAAGTGCAAGATGATGAAGAAGCgcaggaagatgatgatgatgatgatgaagaagctgcTCCTGCTCAGCAAGTAAATGAAGAAGCTGCTCCTGCTCAGCAAGTAAATGAAGATGAAGTGCAAGATGATGAAGAagcagatgatgatgatgatgatgatgatgatgaaataaACTCCCAGGTTGCCGATCCAGATTACATACCCGAAGAGTcacatggtgaagatgatgatgattggTATCTTGTGGATCTTGAGGAAGAAGAAGCTGCTCCTGCTCAGCACGGAGAACAAGCACATGAGGCAGCAGCTCATCAAGCAAATGAAGATGAAGCATAA